A genomic window from Accipiter gentilis chromosome 1, bAccGen1.1, whole genome shotgun sequence includes:
- the CDK5R2 gene encoding cyclin-dependent kinase 5 activator 2, with the protein MGTVLSLSPAASSGKGGGGGGGGLLAEKAPGRVPGKGESRLKRPGVLISALTWKRLVAASAKKKKSTKKVTPKPGGGAPGGAPGQPDPLVVQRNRENLRKSVVGSADGAKQGPLAVPVPTVPSAPQELHPGSGGGKPPPPPPPAGSRAPGSPRRVVVQASTGELLRCLGDFVCRRCYRLKELSPGELISWFRSVDRSLLLQGWQDQGFITPANLVFVYLLCREALRGEDIGSQAELQAAFLTCLYLAYSYMGNEISYPLKPFLVEGDKGRFWERCLGIIQRLSAKMLRINADPHYFTQLFQDLKSEGEGGDGSKHWTISLDR; encoded by the coding sequence ATGGGCACGGtgctctccctctcccccgccgcctcctcgggcaagggcggcggaggcggcggcggggggctgctggCCGAGAAGGCGCCGGGAAGGGTGCCGGGCAAGGGCGAGAGTCGGCTGAAGCGCCCCGGCGTGCTCATCTCGGCGCTCACCTGGAAGCGGCTGGTGGCCGCCTCGgccaagaagaaaaagagcacCAAGAAGGTGACGCCGAAacccggcggcggggccccggggggggccccGGGCCAGCCCGACCCGCTGGTGGTGCAGCGCAACCGCGAGAACTTGCGCAAGTCGGTGGTGGGGTCGGCCGACGGCGCCAAGCAGGGCCCGCTGGCCGTGCCGGTGCCCACCGTGCCCTCGGCGCCGCAGGAGCTGCACCCGGGCTCCGGCGGGGGCaagccgccgccgccaccgccgccggccGGCAGCCGCGCCCCGGGGTCCCCGCGCCGGGTGGTGGTGCAGGCGTCCACCGGCGAGCTGCTGCGCTGCTTGGGGGACTTCGTGTGCCGCCGCTGCTACCGGCTGAAGGAGCTGAGCCCCGGCGAGCTCATCTCCTGGTTCCGCAGCGTGGACCGCtcgctgctgctgcagggctggcaggaccAGGGCTTCATCACCCCCGCCAACCTGGTGTTCGTCTACCTGCTGTGCCGAGAAGCGCTGCGGGGCGAAGACATCGGGAGCCAGGCCGAGCTGCAGGCCGCCTTCCTCACCTGCCTCTATCTCGCCTACTCCTACATGGGCAACGAGATCTCCTACCCGCTCAAGCCCTTCCTGGTGGAGGGTGACAAGGGGCGCTTCTGGGAGCGCTGCCTGGGCATCATCCAGCGCCTCAGCGCCAAGATGCTGCGAATCAACGCGGACCCGCACTACTTCACGCAACTCTTCCAGGACCTCAAGAGCGAGGGCGAGGGCGGAGATGGGTCCAAGCACTGGACGATCAGCCTGGACCGTTAG